One segment of Canis aureus isolate CA01 chromosome 27, VMU_Caureus_v.1.0, whole genome shotgun sequence DNA contains the following:
- the CMKLR1 gene encoding chemerin-like receptor 1 yields MRMGDEDYNTSLTYDDEYSDDFDPIMVLDESSPLEGKVARIFLVVVYSIVCFLGILGNGLVIVIATFKMKKTVNAVWFLNLAVADFLFNIFLPIHIAYAAMDYHWVFGTAMCKISNFLLIHNMYTSVFLLTAISFDRCISVLLPVWSQNHRSVRLASVACALIWVLAFFLSSPSLIFRDTALVHEKISCFNNFSLSASGSAPWPAHSRLDPVGFSRHMVVTVTRFLCGFLVPVLIITACYFTIVCKLRRNRLAKTRKPFKVIVTIITTFFLCWCPYHMLYLLELHHAAMPGSVFSLGLPLATAIAIANSCMNPILYVFMGQDFKKFKVALFSRLVNALSEDTVHSSYPSHRSFTKMSSMNDRETSML; encoded by the exons ATG AGAATGGGGGACGAGGATTACAACACCTCCCTCACCTACGACGATGAGTACTCGGATGATTTTGACCCCATCATGGTTTTGGATGAGTCTTCTCCCCTGGAAGGCAAGGTGGCCAGGATCTTCCTGGTGGTGGTCTACAGCATCGTCTGCTTCCTCGGGATCCTGGGCAACGGGCTGGTGATCGTCATCGCTACCTTCAAGATGAAGAAGACGGTGAACGCCGTCTGGTTCCTCAACCTGGCCGTGGCGGACTTCCTGTTCAACATCTTCCTCCCAATCCACATCGCCTACGCCGCCATGGACTACCACTGGGTTTTTGGGACGGCCATGTGCAAGATCAGCAACTTCCTGCTCATCCACAACATGTACACCAGCGTCTTCCTGCTGACCGCCATCAGCTTCGACCGCTGCATCTCCGTGCTCCTCCCCGTCTGGTCTCAGAACCACCGCAGCGTGCGGCTGGCCTCCGTGGCCTGCGCGCTGATCTGGGTCCTGGCTTTCTTCCTGAGCTCCCCGTCCCTCATCTTCCGGGACACAGCCCTCGTGCACGAGAAAATATCCTGCTTTAACAACTTCAGCCTGTCTGCGTCCGGCTCCGCGCCGTGGCCTGCCCACTCCCGCCTGGACCCCGTGGGCTTCAGCCGGCACATGGTGGTGACCGTCACCCGCTTCCTCTGTGGCTTCCTGGTCCCCGTGCTCATCATCACAGCCTGCTACTTCACCATCGTCTGCAAGCTGCGGCGCAACCGCCTGGCCAAGACCAGGAAGCCCTTCAAGGTCATCGTGACCATCATCAccaccttcttcctctgctggtgCCCCTACCACATGCTCTACCTGTTGGAGCTACACCACGCCGCCATGCCCGGCTCTGTCTTCAGCCTGGGCTTGCCCCTGGCCACGGCCATTGCCATTGCCAACAGCTGCATGAACCCCATTCTGTATGTCTTCATGGGCCAGGACTTCAAGAAGTTCAAGGTGGCCCTCTTCTCCCGCTTGGTCAATGCTCTGAGCGAGGACACGGTCCACTCCTCCTACCCCAGCCACAGGAGCTTTACCAAGATGTCATCGATGAATGACAGGGAGACCAGCATGCTTTGA